The genomic window GTACCGGCGGCACTATTACCGGCGTATCACGCTATATCAAGCAGACCCAGGGCAAGGCCATCACCAGCGTGGCGGTGGAGCCGGTGGACTCACCCATTATCAGCCAGACACTGGCGGGCGATGAGCTCAAGCCTTCACCGCACAAGATCCAGGGCATTGGCGCAGGCTTCGTACCCGGCAACCTGGATCTGGCACTGATCGATCGGGTCGAGCAGGTCAGCAATGACGACGCCATCGCCACCGCTCGGGCGCTGATGGAAAAGGAAGGTATTCTGGCGGGGATTTCCTGTGGCGCAGCGGTCTGTGCAGCACTGCGCATCGCCAATGATCCGGCTTTCGCCGGCCAGCATATAGTCGTGATTCTGCCGGACTCGGGCGAGCGCTACCTGTCGACCGCACTGTTTGAAGGCATGTTCAGCGACAACGAACTGGTGCAGTAAACAAAAACGCCAGGGGCATGCCCCTGGCGTTTTATCATGACCGACGCTTAGTGGGTCAGGCTGCGTATCGTTTCACAGCTGGGGAAGCTTGCCAGATGATCCGCATGCACCTTGCGGGTGCTGGCGCGGGTCACCGTATACCAGCTCGCCTTGCGGGCATGCCCCCTGTAATGACCATCGACTTCAAAACTTTCACCGTCCACATCCAGCACGGCGATCTTTCTGATCTGCTCTTTGATCTGCATTCACCACTCTCCCGTTATTATTGTCTTAACCATTAAGTCTAGCCTAACCACCCGGATAGCACTTTAAGGATAGCGACGGCAGATGACAGCCCTGTGCCGGTTTGCCAACAGATTCATGACAGTAACAGGGTTGAATGCAGGCGAAGAAAGCGCCTCAGGCGGGGCCTGTGGCCACAGGCCGCAGTGGATCCTGAATCCATTCGCTCCAGGAACCGGGATAGAGCTCGGCGCCATCAAGGCCGGCAATCTGCATGGACAGCAGATTATGGCAGGCCGTTATACCTGAGCCACACATGTGCACCACCAGGTTGGCATTGCGCCCACCCAGTAACGAATTCCACTCGTCCTTGAGCTGCTGCGGGTTCTTGAATCGCCCCTGCTGCAGGTTGTCGCCCAATGGACGGTTGAGCGCACCCGGCACATGGCCTGCCACCGGGTCTATCGGCTCCTGCTCACCCCGAAAGCGCTCTGCGCTGCGAGCATCCACCAGTATTAACTGATCTGATAGCAGGTTTTCCTCCACCGCGGTGCTATCGAGCACCCCGGTAGCGGACCACTCACCCTGCCAGGAGGATTCTGCAGCGACGGGAATCTCTGCGTTCAGGGCACCGCCTTCAGCAACCCAGGCCCCGATGCCACCATCAAGCACGGCGACGGACGCAAGCCCAAGACCGCGCAGCAGCCACCAGGCACGGGCCGCCATGGCACCGCCACAATCGTCGTACACCACAACCTGCCTGGCGGCATCGATACCACAGGCGCGCAGCCGCGCCATAAGCGCGTCCATGTCCGGCAGTGGATGACGCCCCGTGCCTGGCGCCACCGGCGAAGCCAGATCATCATCCAGATCAAGGTAATGGGCGCCCGCTATATGACCCTCGCCATAGAGGCGCCGGCCATAGCCCTTGTCCGCCAGGCTGAAGCGGCAATCCAGCAGGCAGCACTGCGAGGCGTTCTGCGCCAGCAACTGTTGCAGCTGCTGCGGACTGACAATTGTACTGAACGGGCTGTTCAACATGGCTTCACCTTTTGGCTGCTGGGATCAGGCGTTAAGGAACTCCGCCAGCTCTTCGTGCAGCACATCGAGTTCGTTCTGGGCTTTTTGGCGGGCCTTTTTCTTGAGCCCATCCACTTCGGCGCTTTTCTGCGCAATGATATCGGCCGCAGCTGCAGCCTTGTCGTCGGCACCGGTGACCTGATCGAGCAATGGCTTGAGCTGCATAAGAATAGCCCGGCGACGGCCTTCGTCCACCCGCGCCAGCTCTTCAGCCGACTTTGCTTTCTTTTTGGCGTCGTTCGCGGCCGCCGGTGCCTGGTAAGTCAGCGGACGAATACCGGCGGCGATACGTACCTGCTCCAGCAAAGGCGCGGCCTTGGCACGGGCTTTCTCGGCGCCCTTTTGCAGCTCCTGCTCGACATGACCCAGATCCTGCATCAGCTCGTTGTAACGGCTGCGCGGCGCGCTGAGCTTGGCATCCAGGAACTCGAACAGCTGCTTCTTGGCTTCACCCCAGGCAATCCCTTCGAGGAACTGACGCCGCATGGCCTGGGCCTGGGCCTCATCGGCAAAGCAGTTGTAGAGCTGAAACAGTGTGCTGCTATCCGGATCTTTGGGCTCGCCGGGCGCACGCAGATCGGTGGTAATGAGGTTGATCAGCTTGCGCAGTTCATCCGTGGAGCTGAACAGCGGAATGGTGTTGTCGTAGCTCTTGGACATCTTGCGCCCGTCGAGCCCCGGAATCAGCTGGGTCTGCTCATCCACCTGAGCTTCAGGCAGGTTAAACAGCGGCTGATAGTTATGATTGAAACGTCCGGCAATATCCCGCGCCATTTCAATATGCTGAATCTGATCCTTGCCCACCGGAATAATGTCGGCATTGAACATCAGAATATCGGCGGCCATCAAAATCGGGTAGCTGAACAGCCCCATGGTGACGCCGTCATCCAGATCCGCATTGCCCGCGTCCCGGTTCGCATCGGTGGACGCCTTGTACGCATGGGCCCGATTCATCAGACCCTTGGAGGTCATGCAGGTCAGGATCCAGGTCAGCTCGGGTATCTCGGGGATGTCCGTCTGACGATAGTAAGTCGCCGCATCGGTATCCAGCCCCATGGCCAGCCAGGTGGCGGCGATTTCGCGGGTCGAACGCGCCACACGCTCCGGATCATGGCATTTGATCAGGGCATGGAAATCGGCCAGAAAGAAATAGCTGTCCAGTGCCGGATTGCGGCTGGCTTCGATGGCCGGCTGGATGGCGCCGAGGTAGTTGCCGATATGCGGCGTGCCGCTCGTGGTGATGCCGGTAAGTACTGTTTTTTTGGTCATGGCTCTGTGATGAACTCTTTACAAGCCTGCAGAAAAGGTTGAGCGCCATGATACACAATTCGGCACGCCTATGCCCCTGAACAGCCCCGCCGGGGCTATGGCTGCAACACTGATCTGAAGCACAGGTCAGGCGCGACCCTGCGCTTTGACTTTCCCCCATACCTGAACAAGACTCCAGTGTGCAGGCACAGAATCAGACGCGTCGCGCCTGGGCACCACCGCAACACATGGCAGGAAATCAGCATGGATACCTCGCAACACAGTATGCACAACCTGTTCGAGCAGCTCGGTCTGCCCAGCAGTGAGCAGGATGTCGAGCAGTTTATTCGCATCCACCGGCTCTTCAGCCAGGACATTCAACTCGACCAGGCCACGTTCTGGACGCCGGTACAGGCGGCGTTTCTGCGCGAAGCCATCGACGATGACTCGGACTGGAGCGAGGTGGTCGACGAGCTCAATACCCGCCTGCGCAACTGAATCAACTCAGGCGCCAGACCCGCCGTTACCGCCAAAGCTTTATTACTTTAGCCAAATGCCTGTAGCAGCCAGAGCACCCCCATACCAGTGCCCAGGGTTAGCAGAATGTTTTTCGTCTTCCAGGCCACCAGCGCCGCCGCCAGCGCAGCAAGGGTGCGCGGGCTCAGGAGTGACAGCTCAGCATCGGCGCCAGAGTTGACCACCGATGGCAACACCAGAGCGGCCAGTACGCTGGCCGGCACATAGACCAGGGCCCGGTTCAGTACCGCCGGCAAGCGCAACTGACCGTGAAATTGAATAAACGAAAGCCGCAGGGAAAAGGTCCCCAGCCCCACAGCAAGAAACAGCAACCAGAGTTCCAGTTCACTCATGGTGCTTTCTCCCCAGTTACTTTCTCCTCGGGAGCTTTAGCTTCGGGTACGATCTCCTCGGATGCATCACCCTCAACCGCCGGAGACAGGGCCCGGCCAGGCCTGCGGCGCTGAAAACGCTCCGCCATAAGACCCGTACAAATACCGCACACAGACGCCAGCAGCAGACCCAGGTTATAGGCCATATCCACCGCAAGCACCGCTACCACCCCGCCGACACAGGCGGCTGCCAGGCAGGCGCTATTTCTGACCGAGGGCACCAGCAGCGCCAGAAAGACCAGCGGAATGGCAAAGTCCAGCGACCAGCTGGCCGGAATCTCAGCCCCCAGAAACGCCCCTGCCATCACCGCCAGCTGCCAGGTCAGCCACATGCTGAAGCCTGCGCCGGCAAAAAAGTAGTGGCCATACAAGGCCGATTTGCCATCGGTAAATTTAAGGATGCTCAGCACATAGGCCTGATCGGACAGCACATAGGACAATGGCCATTTCCAGCGTTTGGGCAAGCGGGCAAAATGCGGCGCCATGGAGGCGCTGTACATCAGAAAGCGCAGATTGATCACCAGAGCCGTGACAATAATGACCAGCGGGAAGGCATCGTTGCGCAGCAGTTGCAGCGCTGCCATCTGGGCGGCACCGGCGAAGAACAACACCGTCATGCCGATGGTGGTCAGTGGCGACAATCCCTGTTCGATAGCCGTAACGCCTGTAACCAGCCCAAAGGGGATCACCCCCGGCGCTGCTGGCAACAGCGCCCGAACCCCGGCGTAAAAGGCTTCCTTTCCCGTTGTATATTGCATATCCGGCTCGCAAATAAAGTGCCGCCCACTTTAGCACAAATAGCGCCTGTGGCTGGCAGCCCCAAGGCTGTCAGGCTGCATTATTTGCATCACGGGCAGCCCCCGCAGGCCTGCTGCCTGCGATGCTTTTTTTGCTGGCCCAACCTGCGTATGATCGGGGTCGAATTGAAGCCAAAGATCCCGTACCCATGCTGACAGTCATCTCCCCCGCCAAGACACTGGATTTCGAAACGCCCCCCGGTACCGAGCAGCACAGCCAGCCGGCCTACCTTGAGCAGTCGCAAATGCTGATCGATGAGCTGCGCACCCTGGCGGTGCAGGATGTGGCCCAGCTGATGAAGCTCAGCGACAAACTGGCCAGCCTCAATGTGGCGCGCTATGCCAGCTGGGAAACGCCTTTCAGTGCCGACAACGCCAAGCAGGCGCTGCTGGCGTTCAAGGGCGATGTCTATACGGGGCTGGATGCCGAAAGTCTGTCGGCGGATGATCTCGACTTTGCCCAGTCCAAACTGCGTATCCTGTCGGGCTTGTATGGCCTGCTCAAAC from Marinobacterium aestuarii includes these protein-coding regions:
- a CDS encoding AzlD domain-containing protein → MSELELWLLFLAVGLGTFSLRLSFIQFHGQLRLPAVLNRALVYVPASVLAALVLPSVVNSGADAELSLLSPRTLAALAAALVAWKTKNILLTLGTGMGVLWLLQAFG
- a CDS encoding DUF2789 domain-containing protein is translated as MDTSQHSMHNLFEQLGLPSSEQDVEQFIRIHRLFSQDIQLDQATFWTPVQAAFLREAIDDDSDWSEVVDELNTRLRN
- the trpS gene encoding tryptophan--tRNA ligase; amino-acid sequence: MTKKTVLTGITTSGTPHIGNYLGAIQPAIEASRNPALDSYFFLADFHALIKCHDPERVARSTREIAATWLAMGLDTDAATYYRQTDIPEIPELTWILTCMTSKGLMNRAHAYKASTDANRDAGNADLDDGVTMGLFSYPILMAADILMFNADIIPVGKDQIQHIEMARDIAGRFNHNYQPLFNLPEAQVDEQTQLIPGLDGRKMSKSYDNTIPLFSSTDELRKLINLITTDLRAPGEPKDPDSSTLFQLYNCFADEAQAQAMRRQFLEGIAWGEAKKQLFEFLDAKLSAPRSRYNELMQDLGHVEQELQKGAEKARAKAAPLLEQVRIAAGIRPLTYQAPAAANDAKKKAKSAEELARVDEGRRRAILMQLKPLLDQVTGADDKAAAAADIIAQKSAEVDGLKKKARQKAQNELDVLHEELAEFLNA
- a CDS encoding sulfurtransferase — encoded protein: MLNSPFSTIVSPQQLQQLLAQNASQCCLLDCRFSLADKGYGRRLYGEGHIAGAHYLDLDDDLASPVAPGTGRHPLPDMDALMARLRACGIDAARQVVVYDDCGGAMAARAWWLLRGLGLASVAVLDGGIGAWVAEGGALNAEIPVAAESSWQGEWSATGVLDSTAVEENLLSDQLILVDARSAERFRGEQEPIDPVAGHVPGALNRPLGDNLQQGRFKNPQQLKDEWNSLLGGRNANLVVHMCGSGITACHNLLSMQIAGLDGAELYPGSWSEWIQDPLRPVATGPA
- a CDS encoding AzlC family ABC transporter permease, with the translated sequence MQYTTGKEAFYAGVRALLPAAPGVIPFGLVTGVTAIEQGLSPLTTIGMTVLFFAGAAQMAALQLLRNDAFPLVIIVTALVINLRFLMYSASMAPHFARLPKRWKWPLSYVLSDQAYVLSILKFTDGKSALYGHYFFAGAGFSMWLTWQLAVMAGAFLGAEIPASWSLDFAIPLVFLALLVPSVRNSACLAAACVGGVVAVLAVDMAYNLGLLLASVCGICTGLMAERFQRRRPGRALSPAVEGDASEEIVPEAKAPEEKVTGEKAP